Genomic DNA from Fimbriimonas ginsengisoli Gsoil 348:
TGAATGCGGCAAGGCCGGTCGCATTTGAGGACGGCATGCTTGTGCTCGGACTTGCTTCGCAGGATAGTGAGCTGGCCGGCCATCTTCGCATTCCCGCCACCAACCGGCTGATGGAGAACGTGATCTCCCGCGGCATCGGCTCCCCTACCCGCGTGCGAATCATCGACGGAACGACGCCCGCCGATTACGAAGTCGTCAAGCGGCGCGACGCCGAGCGACGCCGGCTGCAAGAAGCCGAGATGGTCAAGATGCGGCGCGAGCTGGAGGCCGGCTCCAGTTGGGATTCCGTCTACGACCAGCTCAGCCGCCGCTTCGCCGCCGTTACGAACAAGTCGCTCCCCCAGAACCGCGCCCGCTTCTTTGTCGAGGCGATCGAGCTGATTGCCGACACGCGAAAGGGAATGACGAACTTCGACGACATGGCCGAGCGAACGTTTGCCCGTTGCCTTGAGCGTGTGGCCCAGTATTGCGAGATTCCGAGTCCAATCGTTGCCATGTATGTGCTGCAACGCGCCGGCGAGCTGTAAGTGGCCCAGGCAATCGTCCTTGGGTCGGGAACGAGCAACGGAGTCCCTATGCTCGGGGTGGAATATCCGCCCGAATATCTGGCCAATCCTAAGAATCATCGCACCCGCTCCTCGATCTTGATCGAAGGGCCGACCGGCAACCTCCTCGTCGATTGCAGTCCCGAAATGCGGCTGCAAATGTCTCGCGAGCGGATCTATGACGTCGAGGCCGTCCTGATTACCCATACCCATGCGGACCATGTCATGGGAATGGACGACCTGAGGTCGATCTGCATGAAGACCCGGCAGGCGGTGCCGGTATACACCCTCCCCATCTACCAAGAGGACATCCGCCGCATCTACTCTTACGCCTTTCGCGATTTCCCGGAGGGGGTTTTCGTCCCGCGATTTGACCTGCGAGACGTGCCTGTCGACCTGGAAGTCGGGGGACTACGCATCCGCACCTTCCTCGTGGAACACGGCGGGACGACCGTGATTGGCCTGCGCGTCGGCGGCTTCGCCTACATTACCGACGTCAGCCGAATCCCCGACGAGGCGATGCGCGAGTTGGACGATTTGGATGTCCTCATGATCGACGCGGTACGCATTCGGCCCCATCCAAACCACTTCAATCTCGAGCAGGCGATCGCAATTTCCAAGCAAATAGGCGCCCGTAAAACCTATCTTACGCACCTTAGCCACGACTACGACCACGACGAAACCAATGCCCAATTGCCCTATTCTTTTGAGCTTGCGTGGGATGGACTTAAGATCCAAATCGAAGCTGAAGCCGCGTATTTGTAGCAAATAAGCCCTAGCCCTGACACATAAAGGTAGTTCTGGGCGAATACTTAAACATGCCCGGGTCACTTAAAAAGGTGGCCTCAGATGAGCTCCAACTTTGCTTGCGGGTGCGTCAAACTGAAGACGACCGCGTTATTTGTAGGGAAAAAATGCCGCTGACTCCGGATCAACTAAATAAAGCCTGGCAGGAATTTAAAGTATTTCGAAGCCCGAATGCGCGCGTCGAATTGATCAACCATTACGCCTATCTCGTAAAGATCACTTCCGGCCGCCTTGTGACCAGTCTGCCGAACGGCCTCGAGCGAGAGGACCTTATTAGCGCCGGCGTCGTCGGCCTCATCAAGGCCGTCGACCAGTTCGACCCGACGAGAGACGTCAAATTTGAAACCTATGCCATCGCCCTCATCCGCGGCGCTATTTTAGAGATGCTCCGCAGCGAGGACTGGGTCCCCCGTTCCATTAGAGAGCGTCTGAAGGCGCTCGACCGGGCGATGATGTCGCTCGAATCGCGCATGGGCCGCCCCGCGACCGAGCAGGAAGTGGCCGACGATCTGGGAATTACTCGCCAAGAAGTCGGCGAGCTGATGGTCCGCATGGGCCGAACGAACGTTTACAGTCTCGACGACATCCTCGGTACCGGCGACGGTGAGGAATCGGTTCACTTCGTGGACATGCTCGCCGACGACAGCAGCGACACCGGTGGGGAAGTGGAAGGTCGCGAAATCCGCCGCCTCCTATCCGAAGGGGTCGACAAGCTCCCGGAGCGAGAGCGACTGGTAGTAGCCCTTTACTACTCGGAAGGTCTTACGTTCAAGGAAATCGGCAAAGTCCTCGGAGTCTCCGAGTCCCGCGTCTACCAGCTCCACACCCAAGCCATGTCCCGCCTCCGCAACTTCATGCGCCAAGTAGTCGGCGTCAGCCCCGTCTAACCAAGCGTTACGAAGTGGCAAGGCGGCCAAGCCGCGTGTATCAGGGTCGCCTCCTATCCCCCCTTTGCGCCTCCGCGCCTTAGAGTGCCTCTCGCCCGTTCCCCCTCAAACCCCTCCGCCCTCCGCATTCCCCCTTCCGCCTAGGAACCGTTGTCGCTCAACAAATTGTTGGTAACCTATTGCGGGTCGCTATTAGCGTCCGGCGCATCTTTCCAATCCCTTCGGGAGACTATATCGATTTGAAGTTAAGCTATCTTTCCGTTGCGGCCGCACTCCTCGCTTCCGGCATTATCGGGTGCGCCAAGAAGGAGGCCGCAAGTTCGTCCGCCGCCGTTGCCACCGTCAACGGCGAACCGATTTCCGACCAGGATTACCACGACTACCTCGAGAGAATGAACATGGTGTTCGTTAACGGGGGGCAGGGACCTCAGCGCGTTCCCACCGTCGGCTCGGTTGGTTTCCAAGGGCTGCGAGACATCGTCGAGCGCCGGATCATCCTCCAGATGGCGAAAGAAGACGGCGTGCTTCCTACCGACGCCGACGTAACCAAGGAACTCGACGAGCGGACCAAACAGCAGCCGGACTATGCGACCCGAATGATTTCACAGGGTGGCTACACGATGAAAATGCTGCGGAACGACATTCTGTTCGAACTCGCCCGAGAAAATCTGGTGACCAAGGGTGTCGTCGTTACGATGCCGGAAGTAGAGACCTACATCAAGGAAAACCCCAAGCAGTTCTCCGAACCGGCTCGGGCAAATCTCCTGGTCATCGCCCTTCAAGACGATGCCAAGAAGAAGCAAGCCGACCAAGACCTGGCGGCCGGACAAAACTTCCAAACCGTCGCTATCCGCTATAGCGTCGACCCCCGTATCAAGGAGACCGGCGGCGCCTACCCTGAGAACGTCGTCGACCGAATGCCGAAACCGCTTCAGGATCTCGTGGCCAAAACCGCTCCGGGCAAGGCTACGGCGTGGATCCACGAAGGGGCAACCTGGATCAAGTTCTTTGTCCAGAGCAAGGCCCCCGCGAAGCCGATCGTAATGACGGAAGAAAAGAAAAAGCAGGTTCAGCGCGAGCTTAAGAAGAGCCGAGGCTCCTTGGCAAACGACCTTCCGCGCCGCCTAGGTGAGAAGATGAAAGCGGCCAAAATCGAAGTCGTTCCGGATCACCTGAACAAGCCGTGGACGGCGATGATGGACGAGTTGAAGAAGTCCTCTCCCGCGCCCGCCGGCAACCCGGCCGGTCCCGGCGGCGCTCCTGGCGGCCCCGCTCCGACCGGAACGGCCCCTGCGCCCGGAAAGGCGACGCCCGGCGCTAAGCCAAAGTAGACGGCTTACACAAAAATGCCAAAGAAGCCCCGGCCAAAGACCGGGGCTTCTTAATTTATGCTGCCTTGGCTTCTCGAAGCAGGGTGCTCAGCAACGCTTGGCACTGGTCCCGCGAGAACTCGTCTGTGCGGACGAATTCGTCGAGCCGGTCGGCGAGACCGTCGAAATTCGGCTCGAGCCAAGTCCCGAACGGGTCCTGCTCGCAGTCGAGTTTTGTGAGGGTAAGACGCAATCGCGCCCCGTCGGGCCGGTTGAGGCCCTGTCGAATAAGGTTAGGAATGGACGTATAAACGCCGTGAACGTCGGAGTTGCCGTCTGAATAAACGTACTCCGTGACCCAATAGACCCGTCGAAACATCTTTGTTCTTCCTTGTCAAGCGGCGACGCTGCCGCGGATCTCCTTCGATAAAGAAGACACTAAATGGTACCTCCAGCGTTCGAAGTCGACTCTCCAGCGCGTCCTTATAGGTCCAATGATGGGTCAGACGGGCGGTTTCAGTAGGGCTACGCTTAGTTGAGATGGTGTAGCCGCAGGTTGGCTCGTACCTGCGCGAGAGCTTTTCGTCGTAGCGTCGGCGCCCTCGCCGATGATTCCGGTGCACCTTCCGTACGCCGGGCGCAGGTACGAGCCAACCTGCGGCTACAACGCTTCGCGTTAAGCGCCGACGCTTCCCTTACTCGTACGCGATGGCGGACAGAACTGGGATCGCGGAGGCCTGCCGCATCGGGAGGATGCTGGCGATGAGGCCGATGACGATGGCGCAGGCGAACACGATTCCCATGTGCGCCCACGGGATCACCAGCGGGAAAAGATAGCCGGTGACGCTAAAGGTGAAGTAGCGAAGCGGGATCCAGCCCCCAACGAGTCCGCCCGCCATTCCCATCACTCCCGAGGCGATGGAGACCAGCAGCGCCTCCGCGATCACCGTCTGCTGTAGCTGACGCCGGCTCATTCCCACCGCCCGCAGCAATCCGATCTCGCGCTTTCGCTGAAGCACGCTCATCGCCAAACTGTTCCCAATCCCCAGAAACCCGATGAGCGCCGCCAGCCAAACCTGAACGTTCGCCACTGCCGTCGTCTGTTGCAACACATCATCGGCCACCTTGACGATCTGGTTTCGGTCGAAGATGAAGAGCGCGTACTGGTCGCGCGTAAGCTCCCCGATATTGGCCCGAACTTCCGCCATGCGCTCCGGTCGGTCGACCTGCACGTCGATATACGAGAGGTTCGGGTCTTTCCAAAGCCGCCGTACCGTCTCCAAATCGGTCACAATCGTCCCCCGCGGCCAAGAGTAATCCTCGACCGAGCCAAGGATTCTAAAGCTCCGCTCCCCCGATGGCGTCGTGAGCTTGAACGACTCCCCGATCCGGAGGTGATTGAGCGCGAGAAAGTTTTCCGACGCGAAAGCTCCCGAACCATCGAGCAACGCCTCCTGATTCTCCGCGATCGGCCGCGCCCAGTCGCTTGTCCCTTTTCGCCGGTGGGCCTCCAAGTACTGACGCGTCTCGATCCCGATGACCATCACGTCGCCCGTGTCATGCCGAGCGAACGATTTCCGAACCCGGTAAACGTGCGTTACCCCGTTCAGATTTCTGATCCGAGGCACCAGCGAGTCGGGAATCGTCTCGCTTGAATAGACGCTCGTCCCCAAATCCGAGGCGGTCACCGCCAGGTCGAACGGCAAGGTGTTGTGGATCCAACGCCTAGTGCTCGTCCCAAGTCCCTGGACCAAAGACGAGGTCGCCACCATGATCCCCAGCGCCCCGCCCAGCGCGATAACGTTCAGCCCCGTTCGCTGCGGAGCTTTGTGAACGTTATCCGTAGCAAGGAAGCCGGGGAATCCGAGCCGCGCCCCCGCCACTCGCTTCAACCGTCCGGCGGCGAACGTCACCGCAAACGGCATCGCGAACGCCAGTCCCAAGAATGCGAGCACGATCCCCGCCAGGCTCGTGACTAACGAGACCCCCACCAGCGCGCACAAGCCGAGGCCCGCTGCCAACAGAGGGACTCCTAACCAAAACCCAAGCGCCTGCCGGTTCTTGAGCCGGTACATGTGCGGTTTGAGGGAAAGAAGCGGCGACTCTCGTACCGAGGAGATCGCCGGCAGCATGGCCGCGAACAAGACCGTCACCACCCCCACGACAAATCCACCCGCCGCCGCGCTCGGGGTCATTTCCGCCGTTGCCCCCTTCACCACCGGCACCATCGCATTCACGGTGCTCATTGCAATCCGGAGCATCGAAGTCGCCAACCACGCGCCGGTAAAAATTCCCAGCCCCGACCCAATTAGGCCGACGAGGAGCCACTCGACGAGCAGAGCTCCCACCACTTGCCCCCGAGATGCTCCGATCGCGCGGAACGTCGCGATCTCCTTGATCCGCTCCAGAACCGTGACCTGAACCGAACCGAAGATCACGAAGCACCCGATCAGCATCGCGACCAGGCTCAAGCCGTAGAGCGATTCCATCTGCGCCAAAGCATCCTGAGCCGCCGGACTCAGCGCGGTAACCGGTTCCACCACGAAGCCGGGCGCCGCCTTCTTTAACTCCGATTGAGAGACGCCGGCGACGTCGATATAGTCAAGCAAACCAGTCGCCTTGACCATCGCCTGCGCTTGGTGAAGCTCCATAAACGCAATCTGCCCTTCCACCGCGCTTGCCGCCCCCGGGTCGTCGAAGAAACCGGCGATCGAGAGCTCGCTCGCCCCTTCCGGCGCTCCCACCCGGACCTTATCGCGGGCTTTCAGCCGGTAACGATCCGCGAATTGGCGAGTAATCAGGATGCTTCCCGGAGTTAGCACCATTCGCGCCAATGCGGCGGGGTCGAGCGCCCGCTTCGACCCGTAGAGTCGAAGCATGGAGTCGCTTCCCATATCGACTCCGACTACCACCAACTTTCCCGCCCGGGGGCGGAGCAGCGTTACCGATGAATTGAGGAACGGCGCCGCCACCACGTTCGGGGTCGATCGAATCCGCCCAAGAAGATCCTCCGGCACTCCTCGCCCCCCGCCCCGGGAGACTCTCCACTGGGCGTTTCCCGCCGCCTCCTTCGCGTTTCGGACGATCGAAGCTCGGATTCCGGAAATCGATGTGAACGAGGAGACGAAGAGCGCGACCCCCAACGCCACCGCGACGATCACCTGAACAACTCGTAACGGGTGTCGAAGGAGGTGCCGAACCCCGGCCAGCAGGATCGGCCTCACGCCACCCGACCGTCCGTAATTCGAACGACGCGGTCCGCAAACGCCTCGACCTTCGGATCGTGGGTGACGATCACGATCGTCCGTCCTTCCCTGAACTCCCGCAGCATCGCGAGGATCTCGCTCCCGGCCGTGGAGTCGAGGTTCCCGGTCGGCTCATCGGCCAATAGGAGCGGCGCACCTAAAACCAATGCCCGGGCGAGCGCAACCCGTTGTTGTTCGCCGCCGGATAGCTGCTCCGGGCGATGATCTAGCCGATGGCTCAGCCCCACCCGCTCTAACAGCGTCGTCGCGGCATCCGTCCTTTCGCCCGCGATCATCGCCGGCACCGCCGCGTTCTCGAGCGCGGTAAGCGTCGGAATCAGATTGAAGAACTGAAAAACGAACCCGATCGACCGCAGCCGCAACCGCGCTCGCGCATCCTCGCTAAGCTTGGATGTCTCCTGTCCGCCGATAAGCACCCTGCCCTCCGTGGGTAGATCGAGCGCGCCAGCAAGATGCAGCAGAGTCGACTTCCCAGACCCACTCGGCCCCACCACCGCCACGATCTCGTTCGGCACAAAGGAAAGGGAAACGCCATTCAATGCCGCGGTACGGCTCGCCCCGCTCTCAAAGGTGCGGCTTACGTTTTGCAGTTCGAGAGCAGAGCTCAGCGGAAGAATGCCTCCGCTCTCATCCTACCTAAAGGGGCACTGGCTTCCAGCCAGTGGGTCCCAGGGGCATCTTACCCCTGGCCCATTTACACGACCAGGATGGTCGTGATACACATGGGCTGGAAGCCCATGCCACTATGCCGTCCAGACGAACGGCTCGGCATCGGTGAGGATCCGACCCTCTTCTTCCACCGCCCGGTGCAAGTACTCCGGGAGGGTGAAGCAGGCGTTGTGGAAGCGCGGAGTGTAGTATCGGTTGCTCACTCCCCGGGCGGCAAAACGGCGCGCGATCTCCTCGGGATCCAACGCGAGAGGATCGTGCCGCTTGCTGGCGAGTACAAACCCCCAGGGTTGGAAGAAGGTCGTGACGATCCCGTAGTAACCGGCCACGTGCTGGAAGACCTCCATGCTTTCGAGGGTCTTGATGCAGGACGCCATGCAAGCGGGATAGTTCTCGTTCGCCGATCCTGCCTGCATTGCGAAGACCCCGTCGTCGCTCATCGCGTCGGCGCAGATCTGGAAATACTCCTCGGTGAAGAGCATCTGCCCCGGACCGTCCTCGTGCGGGTTCGGAAGGTCGCTCAAGATGACGTCGAACTTCTCATCCGAGTGATCCACGATCCACTGCCGAGCGTCGGTGTGCACCAGCGTCGTCCTGGGGTCCTCGAACGCCCCCTGATGCCACTCGGGCATGTGGACTTTCACCATGTCCACGAGTTCCTCGTCGATATCCACCATCACCGCTTTCTCGACGGTGTTGTGCTTGAGCGCCTCGCGCAGGGTGGCCCCCTCGCCGCCGCCGCAGACCAACACCTTCTTCGGATTCGGATGCAACGTCATTGCCGGCTGGCTCATGCACTCATGGAAGACGTACTCGTCCATGATCGACGTTTGAATGTTGTAGTCGAGGAAAAGGGACTTGCCGAATCGCGGAATATTCGCAATCTGGTAGGTCTGAAATTGGGTTTTCCCCTCGAGGATCATCTTCTCCACGCGGTACTGCCAAATGGCGGCCGACGTATGAGTCTCATTAATAAAAATTCCGGTAGCGTCGCTGGACATCGTCGGGGGTGATTTTGGCAGATATCCCCCCGGCGCCAGCGGAAATGAATCGGCCCCCCATTAAGAAGTGGGAGGCCGGCCCATTTACTTTGACTTTGCGGTGTCGCTTTTCTTGTTGACGACCGTCGTCGAGGTGTCCGCGGGCGCACTGGAGCACCCGACCAGAATGGCGGCAAGCGCGAAGAGAAGGAGGGCTCGCGTCATAGCTTGACTCGGTCCCGGGTGATCATATCCGCCACCTGCCCGCACGGAACCCCTTTCCCGTATCCACCGTTGCGCTCCTGAATCGCGTCCACGTTGTAGCAGTACTTCTTAATGTCGTTCCCATTCTCCGGCATGATGTCGAAGTCGTCCCCGTCGGCGAGGAAGGAGTAGCGGGACATTTTGATCGTCTTCGCGTGTCCATCGACGAACGCCATCGGATACTGTCCGCCGTGTCGCAAGGCGGAAACGCCGGTACCGTCACCGGTCTGGAAGTAGAACGACAGGGTGTACATATTGGTGTCGTTCGTTGCTCCTGCCATGATCGTATCGGCCGGGTGGGCGAAGTCGCTACCGTTCCGGCCGCGCCAACGGGAGCTCTCGGGGAACTCGGGCGCATCCGACTCGGCTAGGTGGAAGATGCCGTTGCCGTTGTTGTAGCTGTAGATGCCGAAGTTCGGGGCAAACCCGAGGCAGCGGCCGGTCGGGTCGACCGAGGTGTCGCAGCCCCTGCGGGTCCGCGTCGGATCGTAGAAAATCTCCCGATTCTTAACGTACGGCTGGAGAATGTATTGAAATTCACCCCGATCGTTAAGAGCGTCGTCGTTTCGCTGCACCAAGAACGTGTCGTCGTTGTCGGTGTTGTACATGATGAACGACAGCGCAAACTGCTTGCAGTTGCTGACGGCCTGAGTCTTCTTGGCCGCAGCTTTGGCTTGGGCAAAAACCGGGAAGAGGATGGCGGCCAAGATCGCGATGATCGCGATGACGACGAGAAGCTCGATGAGCGTAAAACCTTTCTTCATGATAATTACACCGCTGTAAAGACGGGGGCCAGATTAACCTCCACCTAAGTTAGGTGGAGGTTAACGACACCTTGTCCGTCAAGTCAAACTCGGCTCTTTCCGAATTTGACCCGGTGCAATTGTAAAGCGACAAACGCCAAAAATCTTAACAATTCGACGATTTTTGTAGGAGATCACTTTTCGCCATTTTCCCCGCGATTGTGCGAGGCTTTGGCGTTGCGGGCCCACTCAGCCTCGCCGGAGCTGCCTGATCCACAGGCAGCTACCGACAAGACGAGCGAAGCGAGGAGCACGAACTTCAGCATTTTCATCATTTGTTGACCCATCGCAGCGTCTCGAAGGATTTCCGACATGAAATCGGTCCCGGTAAATCGACTCGGGGCCCAGATCTAACGGCCAGAATCACCCGCATCGCGACCCCGGAGGGGTCTTCAGAACTTAGCCCCGGGTCGACGACCAGGGGTTGAAGCGCCACCACCTTTCCCGACCCCGACAGGTGGTCGAAGAACGCCCCAACTCCCCACGTGGAGGAGGGAGTTGGGGGAGTTCGATAGATCTGAAAAGAC
This window encodes:
- a CDS encoding ABC transporter ATP-binding protein, whose product is MNGVSLSFVPNEIVAVVGPSGSGKSTLLHLAGALDLPTEGRVLIGGQETSKLSEDARARLRLRSIGFVFQFFNLIPTLTALENAAVPAMIAGERTDAATTLLERVGLSHRLDHRPEQLSGGEQQRVALARALVLGAPLLLADEPTGNLDSTAGSEILAMLREFREGRTIVIVTHDPKVEAFADRVVRITDGRVA
- a CDS encoding MBL fold metallo-hydrolase; the protein is MEYPPEYLANPKNHRTRSSILIEGPTGNLLVDCSPEMRLQMSRERIYDVEAVLITHTHADHVMGMDDLRSICMKTRQAVPVYTLPIYQEDIRRIYSYAFRDFPEGVFVPRFDLRDVPVDLEVGGLRIRTFLVEHGGTTVIGLRVGGFAYITDVSRIPDEAMRELDDLDVLMIDAVRIRPHPNHFNLEQAIAISKQIGARKTYLTHLSHDYDHDETNAQLPYSFELAWDGLKIQIEAEAAYL
- a CDS encoding prepilin-type N-terminal cleavage/methylation domain-containing protein; the protein is MKKGFTLIELLVVIAIIAILAAILFPVFAQAKAAAKKTQAVSNCKQFALSFIMYNTDNDDTFLVQRNDDALNDRGEFQYILQPYVKNREIFYDPTRTRRGCDTSVDPTGRCLGFAPNFGIYSYNNGNGIFHLAESDAPEFPESSRWRGRNGSDFAHPADTIMAGATNDTNMYTLSFYFQTGDGTGVSALRHGGQYPMAFVDGHAKTIKMSRYSFLADGDDFDIMPENGNDIKKYCYNVDAIQERNGGYGKGVPCGQVADMITRDRVKL
- a CDS encoding fused MFS/spermidine synthase translates to MSSDATGIFINETHTSAAIWQYRVEKMILEGKTQFQTYQIANIPRFGKSLFLDYNIQTSIMDEYVFHECMSQPAMTLHPNPKKVLVCGGGEGATLREALKHNTVEKAVMVDIDEELVDMVKVHMPEWHQGAFEDPRTTLVHTDARQWIVDHSDEKFDVILSDLPNPHEDGPGQMLFTEEYFQICADAMSDDGVFAMQAGSANENYPACMASCIKTLESMEVFQHVAGYYGIVTTFFQPWGFVLASKRHDPLALDPEEIARRFAARGVSNRYYTPRFHNACFTLPEYLHRAVEEEGRILTDAEPFVWTA
- a CDS encoding FliA/WhiG family RNA polymerase sigma factor is translated as MINHYAYLVKITSGRLVTSLPNGLEREDLISAGVVGLIKAVDQFDPTRDVKFETYAIALIRGAILEMLRSEDWVPRSIRERLKALDRAMMSLESRMGRPATEQEVADDLGITRQEVGELMVRMGRTNVYSLDDILGTGDGEESVHFVDMLADDSSDTGGEVEGREIRRLLSEGVDKLPERERLVVALYYSEGLTFKEIGKVLGVSESRVYQLHTQAMSRLRNFMRQVVGVSPV
- a CDS encoding peptidylprolyl isomerase, whose product is MKLSYLSVAAALLASGIIGCAKKEAASSSAAVATVNGEPISDQDYHDYLERMNMVFVNGGQGPQRVPTVGSVGFQGLRDIVERRIILQMAKEDGVLPTDADVTKELDERTKQQPDYATRMISQGGYTMKMLRNDILFELARENLVTKGVVVTMPEVETYIKENPKQFSEPARANLLVIALQDDAKKKQADQDLAAGQNFQTVAIRYSVDPRIKETGGAYPENVVDRMPKPLQDLVAKTAPGKATAWIHEGATWIKFFVQSKAPAKPIVMTEEKKKQVQRELKKSRGSLANDLPRRLGEKMKAAKIEVVPDHLNKPWTAMMDELKKSSPAPAGNPAGPGGAPGGPAPTGTAPAPGKATPGAKPK
- a CDS encoding FtsX-like permease family protein, which produces MRPILLAGVRHLLRHPLRVVQVIVAVALGVALFVSSFTSISGIRASIVRNAKEAAGNAQWRVSRGGGRGVPEDLLGRIRSTPNVVAAPFLNSSVTLLRPRAGKLVVVGVDMGSDSMLRLYGSKRALDPAALARMVLTPGSILITRQFADRYRLKARDKVRVGAPEGASELSIAGFFDDPGAASAVEGQIAFMELHQAQAMVKATGLLDYIDVAGVSQSELKKAAPGFVVEPVTALSPAAQDALAQMESLYGLSLVAMLIGCFVIFGSVQVTVLERIKEIATFRAIGASRGQVVGALLVEWLLVGLIGSGLGIFTGAWLATSMLRIAMSTVNAMVPVVKGATAEMTPSAAAGGFVVGVVTVLFAAMLPAISSVRESPLLSLKPHMYRLKNRQALGFWLGVPLLAAGLGLCALVGVSLVTSLAGIVLAFLGLAFAMPFAVTFAAGRLKRVAGARLGFPGFLATDNVHKAPQRTGLNVIALGGALGIMVATSSLVQGLGTSTRRWIHNTLPFDLAVTASDLGTSVYSSETIPDSLVPRIRNLNGVTHVYRVRKSFARHDTGDVMVIGIETRQYLEAHRRKGTSDWARPIAENQEALLDGSGAFASENFLALNHLRIGESFKLTTPSGERSFRILGSVEDYSWPRGTIVTDLETVRRLWKDPNLSYIDVQVDRPERMAEVRANIGELTRDQYALFIFDRNQIVKVADDVLQQTTAVANVQVWLAALIGFLGIGNSLAMSVLQRKREIGLLRAVGMSRRQLQQTVIAEALLVSIASGVMGMAGGLVGGWIPLRYFTFSVTGYLFPLVIPWAHMGIVFACAIVIGLIASILPMRQASAIPVLSAIAYE